The DNA segment ACAGCTATTAATACAACACAACAAACCACTCCAACTGAGAAAATAACCATCCGTACTGTAACGGCTAGGAGAACAGGTGCATGTCTTCTCCTCCACATGCACACACCATAAacatagtaataataataacaacactTCAacactattatttttaaagtctaacatttattatttatacacCAACTTACACTCATTCATTCTCCATTTACTACTCCCATTAGGGAGGGAGAACAAATATGTCATATCTTTTTCTGTAGCAAGAAAAGATGACAGAATTTATAATGAGTGGAAACTGGATCCTAACGTTCATgtctggtttttttttttagtgtttgatTTTATATCTTcgtatgtatattttttaatcatggAGTCGagaagttagacttaaagttcacatCGAAATAAAATCTTTTCTTAGATTACATATTAGGTGATTAAACACAATATTATACACTGTTTCATGTAAGATCTAAATTTGAAACCTCATTAATAGCAtatcttaaattattcaaactaCAGAAGGATTATTCAATGCTTGGCCCAACTGTTAAAGCAAGCTCGattctttccaaaaatattCGAGTCTTACAAAAGCCGAAATTTATTCAAGCACCTCATAATTTGGACAACTATATATGTTTTCACATTGTAAAATGAAGAGattagtaatataaaaaaacaaatagagagagaaaaagttGTCTTAATTAATCTTAAGTTCTGGTGTTGTTTCTTGATTTATTTGGTCTTGTGCCGACTCTTCTTCAGCCAGTTGCATATGCTTGTTTAATGTATGTCAACAGTGAAACTTCATTGAAGGATGATTCCTTAGCCGTTTGATTTGTCTGACAACCTTTCCACGTATGATTTCTGTCTTGATCTTGTAGCCTCCTCTCTAACACAGTCATATATTCTCAAACAGCTTTACCCCACTTTCTGCTTTTCAATTTAACCTTGTGTTTTCATATCCTGCTGGTCTCTATTCATACtccttctctctctctatctctctctttCATTATTGAGACTTCTCTCCAGATTTCTCAGAGCCATTGAATCTATATGGCTgtgcattttcttcttctgcttTTTGCAGTGTCTCTTGTTGTAGCTGATGACGGTGAGTGGACCCTTTTACCTTCTCCCTCTTTGCTTACTATGCTTCTAAGAGATCCTGTGTTTTCCTCTTTTTGAAGTTGTGCTTGTTTTCTAAATCTTTCATTGCCCTTTGGTCTGTTTTCTGTACACGGGGTTGCCTTGTTCTGAAATCACTGTAAAACTAACCTGCATGGTTCTTCTTGAGCCTTTACTTGTTTAGTTCTCGTAGGATTCCTTGCTGTTTTCATGAGATTTTTGGAGTCGGCTTGGTGGGAGTAAAACTTAGCTATGCTTTGCCTTATCAATGCCCAAATACACTTGTTCATTTTGACACCTTAGCTAAGAGTAGCACACTGCTGTGGATTAGCTTATCAGAAGGTTGTTTGAGATTTATTTGATGCTGAATGTTGAGAACCATGATTTAGTAGGCATCTTATAGCTGGGATTGTGAAAGATTGGTTAGTGTGTGTCCTAGCAGAGTTCGTACGTTTACATAACATTTTTATTCTGAGATTGAGCCTGTGGCTAATATTTAATAACacatgtttttaaaatagtcaGGTGTTTTTTGGTTGTTGATCTTCTTGGATGCGGTCCATCAGTAGGATTCAGATATTTTATATTGAATAGGACGGTTCTtttgtccttctagaaagtCATGCATTGTCATTTCCCCCAACATTTGGATGTGTGTAATAGTTTGTAGTGGAGATTGATGAAGTTATTTTTGGAAAAGATTTCTACTTTTGGAAGAACTATTCTATTGTTTACAAGTTTTGCAGGTAATCTTCACAGATAGctcaacataaaaaattatattacccACCAAACAAAATGTGCACAAGAGTCTGCTTGCATATATGCTTCCATTCCAAGTTCCAACTTGACTGCTGGATTGTGTGAGGACTTAAATCTTGTTTGTAAGGTATCTTAATGTTTTGTATGTTGCAGAAGCATTTATTGGAGTGAACATTGGAACAGATCTCTCTGATATGCCACACCCTACTCAAGTGGTAGCTCTACTTAAAGCCCAGCAAATACGGCATGTTAGACTGTATGATGCCGACCAAGCTATGCTCCTTGCACTAGCGAAGACGGGCATTGAAGTTGTTGTGACTGTACCTAATGAAGAGCTCCTAGCAATTGGTCAATCGAATTCCACAGCTGCCAACTGGGTTTCCCGCAATGTGGTAGCACATTATCCAGCCACCAATATCACAGCCATTTGTGTTGGTTCTGATGTTTTAACTTCCCTCCCAAATGCGGCAAAAGTACTTGTCAGCGCCATTAAGTACATTCATTCAGCCCTTGTTGCTTCGAATCTTGATCGCCAAGTTAAAGTTTCGACACCCCTTTCCTCTTCCATCATCCTTGATTCATTTCCACCTTCCCAGGCTTTCTTTAACAGATCACTCAATCCAGTTTTAGACCCTCTACTTGATTTCTTGCAATCCACTGGATCTTATCTAATGCTGAACATTTACCCTTACTATGACTACATGAGATCAAATGGAGTGATTCCATTAGACTATGCACTCTTCAAAACTCTCCCTCCCAACAAAGAAGCTGTCGATTCAAACACCCTTCTTCACTACACCAATGTCTTTGATGCCATGGTTGATGCTGCATACTTTGCCATGGCTTTTCTGAACTACAGCAACATTCCTGTAGTAGTGACCGAGTCAGGGTGGCCCTCTAAAGGTGGCTCCAACGAACCTGATGCAACTGTAGACAATGCCAACACTTACAACAGCAATCTGATCAAGCATGTGTTCAACAAAACCGGAACTCCCAAACATCCTGGAATTGCTGTTAGTACTTACATCTATGAGCTCTACAACGAGGATACGAAGCCAGGGCCTATATCTGAGAAGAACTGGGGACTATTTGATTCAAATGGAGCACCTGTCTACATTCTTCGCTTGACAGAATCAGGGGCACTCCTAGCAAATGATACCAGTAACCAAACCTTCTGCATTGCAAAAGATGGTGCTGACCCGAAGATGCTGCAGGCTGCATTAGATTGGGCATGTGGACCAGGCAAGGTCGAATGCTCTCCATTGCTGCAAGGGCAACCATGCTATGAACCAGACAATGTGATTGCTCATGCAAATTATGCTTTTGACACTTACTATCATAAGATGGGAAAAACTCCCGATGCATGTGACTTCAACGGTGTAGCTACCATCTCTACCTCAGATCCAAGTAAGTTGTTGTTCCCTAGTATTGGATTGGATTAGCTTTAGCATGTTTTCATTTTGTAGGATgattaacacatttttttaaatgattgtAGGTCATGGTTCTTGTTTATTTCCTGGAAGGTAAGATAACATTTGCTTATTTGATTCATTTTCATTATTACTCTATGTTTTGTTTGTGTTGTAATTACTCACAAGTGACATGTTTGTGCACATCCGCAGTCTTGGCAAAAATGGCACCTTAGGTAACTTCACAGCTCCATCCATGAATTCTACAAATTCAGATTCCTCGGCCTACAACCTTGGCAACTGTGACTTGAGAATTAGAAGTCTTCTAATGGTAACAGGATTTCTAATATGGGGAGTGGTTTTGCTATGAAGTGGTATATGTCTGAACAAGCGTTACTTGAAAATTTTTGTTAGATGATAATGCTACATATTCTACTTGGTAGCATTGTGTTGTTCATAGTGGTCCATTCAATTTTGTACAAAAACCAGCTAAGGGTTTGGACTGAATGAGGCTGCAACTGAATCACCATCTTTATTATTCTTTTCAACTAGAATTTGATTCAATCTTTATCCACCATTGACTATTTTCCATTGGGATAGTTCCTGTTCTCTTATGCTATATAAATATATTGCATTTACCCCTCCAACCTCTTCAACGAAAGGAAAATAAAACTTACTCATTAGTACCGATCAAACTTTTCAATGTAACTTTGTTTGATTCAAgtcaagaaaataatatattggtGTGGTATCCTCTTAATTCAACCAAAAAAGGTCTCATTGAGGTTATCTATTTTCAAGACAGATCTTGGTTTTTTTTGCTACTGATTAGTCCAAGTGTCTAACATTGTCAAATTTCAGCTTCTGCTGTGTAGCTATTGCACAAGTAGTTAGTTCTTATTGCCAATAGGGTATGTTTCTACTGTAGTATATAATTGTTAGGCCAATTgaagttttgaaaaagaatGAGATAATTTCACAAGGAGTACAAAATTGGCAAATTCTTCCTGAAACATGCCAATTTGAACCTATATCCTATCAcctttaaaagttttaaaagtaCCCTTTTAGTCTGGATTTCAAAATccagaattttaaaaatactatgaaaatcaaaatctcattatgaaaaagtaaattcaaaatgtcaaaaatacattttataaaaaaaaaatccaacacAAAATCTGAAAATGTATTCTAGAAAAGAATTTTCAGAATTTATAAATGTGTTCTGAAAATCAAAATCCAGAATTAATATTTCTCTATCTGTAACCATATTTCatttaaggttatttttgttattttgcacaagtattttattttattagaaaatcGCGTGCATGTTCACATTATATGTTACAGAAAGAATTTGCCTAAAAATTTGGATCAGGCCTGTTATCTAGCCTACAAGCTCAGTGGGCCAGATTGACCTATCCCAATCCatctaaaaaaattaacctaattgaaataataaagttaaattaaaactaatttctaTATATTATGTGAAAACTTTGGAGTTGATagataaaaatgttattaaaatttagaaagtTGTGAAGATTGAAGAttgatttataataatattttttatgtttttttttaaatttattatgcaTATTATACAAAGTACTtaagtattaattaattaattatgctgataaaaaaaaattaagtattaattataaattcttaattttattaaatatattaagattcaaaatattttttaaatttaaacatagTTTTTTTTGTCCATGTGTCTATTTAAACCTCCAACTTGTGGTCT comes from the Phaseolus vulgaris cultivar G19833 chromosome 8, P. vulgaris v2.0, whole genome shotgun sequence genome and includes:
- the LOC137827301 gene encoding glucan endo-1,3-beta-glucosidase 2 isoform X1; translated protein: MAVHFLLLLFAVSLVVADDEAFIGVNIGTDLSDMPHPTQVVALLKAQQIRHVRLYDADQAMLLALAKTGIEVVVTVPNEELLAIGQSNSTAANWVSRNVVAHYPATNITAICVGSDVLTSLPNAAKVLVSAIKYIHSALVASNLDRQVKVSTPLSSSIILDSFPPSQAFFNRSLNPVLDPLLDFLQSTGSYLMLNIYPYYDYMRSNGVIPLDYALFKTLPPNKEAVDSNTLLHYTNVFDAMVDAAYFAMAFLNYSNIPVVVTESGWPSKGGSNEPDATVDNANTYNSNLIKHVFNKTGTPKHPGIAVSTYIYELYNEDTKPGPISEKNWGLFDSNGAPVYILRLTESGALLANDTSNQTFCIAKDGADPKMLQAALDWACGPGKVECSPLLQGQPCYEPDNVIAHANYAFDTYYHKMGKTPDACDFNGVATISTSDPSHGSCLFPGSLGKNGTLGNFTAPSMNSTNSDSSAYNLGNCDLRIRSLLMVTGFLIWGVVLL
- the LOC137827301 gene encoding glucan endo-1,3-beta-glucosidase 2 isoform X2; its protein translation is MPHPTQVVALLKAQQIRHVRLYDADQAMLLALAKTGIEVVVTVPNEELLAIGQSNSTAANWVSRNVVAHYPATNITAICVGSDVLTSLPNAAKVLVSAIKYIHSALVASNLDRQVKVSTPLSSSIILDSFPPSQAFFNRSLNPVLDPLLDFLQSTGSYLMLNIYPYYDYMRSNGVIPLDYALFKTLPPNKEAVDSNTLLHYTNVFDAMVDAAYFAMAFLNYSNIPVVVTESGWPSKGGSNEPDATVDNANTYNSNLIKHVFNKTGTPKHPGIAVSTYIYELYNEDTKPGPISEKNWGLFDSNGAPVYILRLTESGALLANDTSNQTFCIAKDGADPKMLQAALDWACGPGKVECSPLLQGQPCYEPDNVIAHANYAFDTYYHKMGKTPDACDFNGVATISTSDPSHGSCLFPGSLGKNGTLGNFTAPSMNSTNSDSSAYNLGNCDLRIRSLLMVTGFLIWGVVLL